In Ilumatobacter fluminis, the following proteins share a genomic window:
- a CDS encoding alpha/beta fold hydrolase has product MAEFTCGDATIAYDLEGPDDGVPVLLIAPGGMRSANAIWNDMPFNPRSELSDTYRLIGMDQRNAGRSHAPVTPDDGWDTMRDDQLALLDHLGVEQCHVLGMCIGGPYIAGLLRAAPDRFRSAVMLQPVGIEPDGSNRQAFYEMFDAWVDMKTETHGDVDRSTWDSFRSNMWDGDFVLTATTDDMAVTDTPLLVAMGNDLYHPQSTSRTIADVAPDVTFVETWKEGDALAAFPDQVRTFLAAH; this is encoded by the coding sequence ATGGCTGAGTTCACCTGCGGCGACGCGACGATCGCCTACGACCTCGAAGGACCCGACGACGGTGTCCCCGTCCTCCTCATCGCACCCGGCGGCATGCGTTCCGCGAACGCGATCTGGAACGACATGCCGTTCAACCCGCGCAGCGAACTGTCCGACACCTATCGGCTGATCGGGATGGACCAGCGCAACGCCGGGCGGTCGCACGCCCCGGTGACGCCCGACGACGGCTGGGACACGATGCGCGACGACCAGCTCGCGCTCCTCGACCATCTGGGAGTCGAGCAGTGCCACGTGCTCGGCATGTGCATCGGCGGTCCGTACATCGCGGGCCTGCTCCGAGCCGCGCCCGACCGCTTCCGGTCGGCGGTCATGCTGCAGCCGGTCGGCATCGAACCCGACGGCAGCAACCGCCAGGCGTTCTACGAGATGTTCGACGCGTGGGTCGACATGAAGACCGAGACGCACGGTGACGTCGACCGATCGACGTGGGACTCGTTCCGCAGCAACATGTGGGACGGCGACTTCGTGCTCACCGCGACCACCGACGACATGGCGGTCACCGACACACCGCTGTTGGTGGCGATGGGGAACGACCTCTACCACCCCCAGTCGACGTCGCGCACGATCGCCGACGTCGCGCCCGACGTCACCTTCGTCGAGACCTGGAAGGAAGGCGACGCCCTCGCCGCCTTCCCCGACCAGGTCCGCACCTTCCTCGCCGCCCACTAG
- a CDS encoding RCC1 domain-containing protein codes for MASLVASALALGATVAVLAAPTPADAAADDGNIVAVPPARLLETRTNQASPTVDGKFDRYGRVPAGGIVPLDVAGRGGVDPDASAAYLNVTAVNPGADGHLTVYPCTEQVPESSNVNYVPGGAVANSVVAKLSASGKVCIFSHAAVDIVVDVSGYVPAGAAPIPVEPARLVETRKVADRVTVDHQYEGIGRVAGGTSVKFKVWDRGQEGDEVPTTAEAVFLNVTAIRPGGPGHFTVYPCTDSVPEVSNLNYVTNQTVPNSVLATVSDDGHVCIYTHADADLIADVNAYLPAGGNRTAIEPARCADTRPPEQGGRTFDGLFLGAGRQAAGSVYAVTIAGRCGIPDAAVAAYINVTAVNPSGNGHLTVWPCDEPQPGSSNVNYVAGTARPNAALSKISLDGNGQICIFTLAETHLIVDVNGYVPPPSPGFTQVAHSGNIGCGVDSDGGVICWGHNLYEALPGFTALRDNSTQEQPSVYPYRVPNLSNVIEVSLYGYRGCALLEDATAVCWGQGTNGERGDGKPFSGDDGVMAGPNPVVGTSGSGKLDNLTKIVTGARHSCALDSTGTAYCWGRAAYDALGTGGTTTTSTPAPVTVIPPGRTVDDIAVSNDSTCALLDDESVLCWGFAADGIYSFLGDGDGDNGGVVMTDAAATSPLAGVDSIDGRASGFCAVRTNGTVWCWGSNFYGQLGDGTTAERSHAVQVKNVSGAVQVSGGQKNNCAVTDAGASICWGAYRGFGPDNPDSDAPLWWTAPLSGDAVSVDATSDGTACWLLDDGFAMCAGGNFNYRLGFPTDSGAGQRNPGFVQSWLAD; via the coding sequence ATGGCGTCGCTCGTCGCCTCAGCACTCGCCCTGGGCGCCACGGTCGCCGTGCTCGCGGCGCCGACCCCAGCCGACGCCGCCGCTGACGATGGGAACATCGTCGCAGTGCCGCCGGCCCGTTTGCTCGAGACTCGCACGAACCAGGCGTCACCGACGGTCGACGGCAAGTTCGATCGGTACGGGCGCGTTCCCGCCGGTGGAATCGTGCCGCTCGACGTCGCCGGCCGCGGCGGAGTCGACCCCGACGCGAGCGCTGCCTACCTGAACGTGACCGCCGTGAACCCCGGCGCCGACGGCCACCTGACCGTCTACCCGTGTACCGAGCAGGTCCCTGAATCGTCGAACGTCAACTACGTGCCGGGCGGCGCGGTGGCGAACAGTGTCGTCGCGAAGCTGTCGGCGTCGGGCAAGGTGTGCATCTTCAGTCATGCCGCCGTCGACATCGTCGTCGACGTGTCCGGCTACGTGCCCGCCGGAGCGGCGCCGATCCCGGTCGAGCCGGCCCGCCTGGTCGAGACCCGCAAGGTCGCCGATCGCGTCACCGTCGATCATCAGTACGAGGGGATCGGCCGCGTCGCCGGCGGCACGAGCGTCAAGTTCAAGGTGTGGGATCGCGGCCAAGAGGGAGACGAGGTTCCGACGACGGCCGAGGCCGTGTTCTTGAACGTGACCGCGATTCGGCCGGGCGGTCCCGGGCACTTCACCGTGTACCCGTGCACCGACTCGGTCCCCGAGGTGTCGAATCTGAACTACGTGACCAACCAGACGGTCCCGAACTCGGTGCTCGCGACCGTCTCCGATGACGGGCACGTGTGCATCTACACCCACGCCGACGCCGACCTGATCGCCGACGTGAACGCCTATCTCCCGGCGGGCGGAAACCGGACGGCGATCGAACCGGCACGATGCGCCGACACGCGGCCGCCCGAGCAAGGTGGGCGGACGTTCGACGGGCTGTTCCTCGGTGCCGGCCGCCAGGCGGCCGGTTCGGTGTATGCCGTCACGATCGCCGGGCGATGCGGGATTCCCGATGCCGCAGTCGCTGCGTACATCAACGTGACAGCGGTGAATCCGTCCGGGAACGGGCACCTGACCGTGTGGCCGTGCGACGAGCCGCAGCCCGGGTCGAGCAATGTGAACTATGTCGCGGGAACGGCGCGTCCCAACGCGGCGCTGTCGAAGATCAGCCTCGACGGCAACGGGCAGATCTGCATCTTCACCCTCGCCGAGACGCACCTGATCGTCGACGTGAACGGCTACGTGCCGCCGCCGTCGCCGGGGTTCACCCAGGTGGCCCACAGCGGCAACATCGGGTGCGGCGTCGACAGCGACGGTGGCGTGATCTGCTGGGGGCACAACCTGTACGAGGCGTTGCCGGGCTTCACCGCGCTGCGCGACAACAGCACGCAGGAGCAGCCGAGCGTGTACCCGTATCGGGTTCCCAACCTGTCGAACGTCATCGAGGTGTCGCTCTACGGCTACCGCGGCTGCGCCCTCCTCGAAGACGCCACGGCGGTGTGTTGGGGCCAGGGCACCAACGGCGAGCGCGGCGACGGGAAGCCGTTCTCCGGTGACGACGGCGTCATGGCGGGCCCGAATCCGGTCGTCGGGACGTCGGGCAGCGGCAAGCTCGACAACCTGACCAAGATCGTCACCGGTGCCCGCCACAGCTGCGCCCTCGACTCGACCGGCACGGCCTACTGCTGGGGGCGTGCGGCGTACGACGCCCTCGGTACGGGCGGGACGACGACGACGAGCACCCCCGCCCCCGTGACGGTCATTCCGCCTGGACGCACCGTCGACGACATCGCTGTCAGCAATGACTCGACGTGCGCACTGCTCGACGACGAGTCGGTCCTCTGCTGGGGGTTCGCCGCCGACGGGATCTACAGCTTCCTCGGCGACGGCGACGGCGACAACGGTGGTGTCGTGATGACCGACGCTGCAGCGACGAGCCCGCTCGCCGGAGTCGACTCGATCGATGGGCGTGCCTCCGGATTCTGCGCCGTGCGGACGAACGGCACGGTCTGGTGCTGGGGCTCCAACTTCTACGGACAGCTCGGCGACGGGACGACCGCCGAGCGGAGTCACGCCGTGCAGGTGAAGAACGTGAGCGGCGCCGTGCAGGTGAGCGGTGGGCAGAAGAACAACTGCGCCGTGACCGACGCGGGTGCATCGATCTGCTGGGGCGCTTATCGCGGGTTCGGGCCGGACAACCCCGACTCCGATGCGCCGCTGTGGTGGACTGCTCCCCTGTCGGGCGATGCCGTGAGCGTCGACGCGACCAGCGACGGGACTGCCTGCTGGCTGCTCGACGACGGCTTTGCGATGTGCGCCGGCGGCAACTTCAACTACCGGCTCGGCTTCCCGACCGACAGCGGCGCCGGCCAGCGCAACCCAGGATTCGTCCAGAGCTGGCTCGCCGACTGA